From a single Sphingosinicellaceae bacterium genomic region:
- a CDS encoding DMT family transporter, which translates to MNAEHQPITAGPNKRRVHPATIVQFVLLSLIWGSTWLVIKGQLGVVPPAWSVSYRFLIASVVVVLMCVVLRRPLRMGPAGHALAVAAGSVQFLLNFNLVYAAETYVTSGLVALVFSLIVVPNTLLARVFLGQRIAPLFVVGSVMGIAGVALLVGHDLDVRGADVGIGLALAAGAVLGASVANVIQGSARARALPLEGLIAAAMLYGGLMSAAWAWASSGPPVVELRWTYAAGVTYLAVVASALAFRLYYALIREIGPARAGYVNVIVPVVAMTLSTVFEGFVWTWGAGLGVVLALSGLVVALRSRA; encoded by the coding sequence ATGAACGCCGAACACCAGCCGATCACCGCCGGGCCGAACAAGCGGCGCGTCCACCCGGCGACGATCGTGCAGTTCGTGCTGCTGTCGCTGATCTGGGGGTCGACGTGGCTGGTCATCAAGGGCCAGCTCGGGGTGGTGCCGCCGGCGTGGTCGGTCAGCTACCGCTTCCTGATCGCCAGCGTCGTGGTGGTGCTGATGTGCGTGGTGCTGCGGCGGCCGCTGCGGATGGGACCGGCGGGCCACGCGCTGGCGGTGGCGGCGGGGTCGGTGCAGTTCCTGCTCAACTTCAACCTGGTCTATGCGGCCGAGACCTATGTCACCTCGGGGCTGGTGGCGCTGGTGTTCTCGCTGATCGTGGTGCCGAACACCTTGCTGGCGCGGGTGTTTCTCGGCCAGCGCATCGCGCCGCTATTCGTCGTCGGCAGCGTCATGGGCATCGCCGGCGTGGCGCTGCTGGTCGGCCACGACCTCGACGTGCGCGGCGCCGACGTCGGCATCGGGCTGGCGCTGGCCGCGGGTGCGGTGCTCGGCGCGTCGGTCGCCAACGTCATCCAGGGCAGCGCGCGGGCGCGGGCGTTGCCGCTCGAGGGTCTGATCGCGGCGGCGATGCTGTACGGCGGGCTGATGTCGGCGGCCTGGGCCTGGGCGAGCAGCGGGCCGCCGGTGGTCGAGCTGCGCTGGACCTATGCGGCGGGCGTGACGTACCTCGCGGTCGTTGCGTCGGCGCTGGCGTTCCGGCTGTACTACGCGCTGATCCGCGAGATCGGGCCGGCGCGGGCGGGGTATGTCAACGTCATCGTACCGGTCGTGGCGATGACGCTGTCGACGGTGTTCGAGGGGTTCGTGTGGACCTGGGGCGCGGGGTTGGGGGTGGTGCTGGCGCTGAGTGGGTTGGTGGTGGCGCTCAGGTCGCGGGCTTGA
- a CDS encoding NERD domain-containing protein, with amino-acid sequence MLLKTADDRRGDLATLENLLSRPALSARQRELIAHEITSIRAGARGEGNVAYHLDFALRDNPNIHVIHDLRIEHGGRVAQIDHVVVSRYRFVYALETKALNASLQCNARGEWTAWYGPRGKGRPVAIASPVEQAKRHAAVLADWFKVQGMNGLEGVTGVVVVSPTTFIGRKSATSDGKVPIVRADLFKRWWENDRDTGSLLRAPFLFAARMSRARLDAVCAELVASHRPHIWDWEGKFGIRQASGGSPAAPPHSPAEAEPRAQSGANLPGKVSTPFGQVTFKRVSEGLFALRHAADPMLAGHVERCVGARGRWQATYGNWLVGGDWIGAVSDELQRPVDPDPGRASLPPSLATPPENNQIRTNRLTKQAQ; translated from the coding sequence ATGCTGCTGAAGACTGCCGACGACCGCCGCGGCGACCTCGCGACGCTTGAAAACCTGCTGTCGCGACCCGCTCTGTCGGCGCGCCAGCGCGAGCTGATCGCGCACGAGATTACATCGATCCGGGCCGGCGCCCGCGGCGAGGGCAACGTTGCCTATCACCTCGACTTCGCGCTTCGCGACAACCCCAACATTCACGTTATCCACGACTTGCGGATCGAGCACGGTGGTCGCGTCGCCCAGATCGACCACGTCGTCGTCTCGCGCTACCGGTTCGTCTATGCGCTCGAGACCAAGGCCCTCAATGCCAGCTTGCAGTGCAATGCCCGCGGTGAATGGACCGCCTGGTACGGGCCTCGGGGCAAGGGGCGCCCAGTTGCGATCGCGTCGCCGGTCGAGCAGGCAAAACGGCACGCGGCAGTGTTGGCGGACTGGTTCAAAGTACAGGGCATGAACGGGCTTGAGGGCGTGACGGGGGTCGTCGTGGTCTCGCCGACGACGTTCATTGGCCGCAAGTCGGCGACGTCGGACGGCAAAGTTCCGATCGTCAGGGCGGACCTGTTCAAGCGTTGGTGGGAGAACGACCGCGACACCGGCTCGCTGCTCCGGGCACCGTTCCTGTTTGCGGCGCGGATGTCGCGCGCCCGCCTGGACGCGGTCTGCGCCGAACTGGTTGCGAGCCACCGGCCGCACATCTGGGACTGGGAAGGCAAGTTCGGGATACGGCAGGCGTCGGGCGGGTCACCGGCTGCGCCTCCACACTCGCCTGCGGAGGCGGAGCCGCGGGCACAGTCCGGCGCGAATCTGCCGGGCAAAGTCTCGACCCCATTCGGGCAGGTGACGTTCAAGCGTGTCAGTGAGGGCCTGTTTGCACTCCGCCACGCCGCCGATCCGATGCTTGCCGGACATGTCGAGCGATGCGTCGGTGCGCGGGGGCGCTGGCAAGCGACCTACGGTAACTGGCTGGTCGGCGGCGACTGGATCGGTGCGGTGAGTGACGAACTCCAACGCCCGGTCGATCCCGACCCCGGTCGTGCCAGCCTGCCGCCCTCGCTTGCTACGCCGCCCGAAAACAACCAAATACGCACAAACCGGTTGACAAAACAGGCCCAATAG
- a CDS encoding low specificity L-threonine aldolase, translating to MNFMSDNAAAACDEVLAAVVAANRATTRAYDGDDWSGRLDGVFGDYFGAPCTVFAVSTGTAANALALAAMTPPYGAVVCHREAHINVDECGAPEFFTGGAKLMLVDGAHGKLTPAGIDAGLASYRGGVHQVQPRVLSLTQATESGTVYTPAEMAALGDYARAKGWRLHVDGARFANAVAYLGCHPGEISAGAGAAALSFGAIKNGGMTAEAIVVFEAGLADDLRFRRKRAGQMPSKGRFQAAQLLAMIETGAAGRNAAAANAGAARIGAAAGARLLAPVEANEVFAALGEHAGALRAQGFDFYDWNDAGSGDVRLVVAWDTPAADIAALTTALAALPASPP from the coding sequence ATGAACTTCATGTCCGACAATGCCGCCGCCGCGTGCGACGAAGTGCTCGCTGCGGTCGTCGCGGCGAACCGCGCGACGACACGCGCCTATGACGGCGACGACTGGAGCGGGCGGCTCGACGGGGTGTTCGGTGACTATTTCGGGGCGCCGTGCACGGTGTTCGCGGTGTCGACCGGGACCGCCGCCAACGCACTGGCGCTCGCCGCGATGACGCCGCCGTACGGCGCGGTCGTTTGCCACCGCGAGGCGCACATCAACGTCGACGAGTGCGGCGCGCCGGAGTTTTTCACCGGCGGCGCGAAGCTGATGCTGGTCGACGGTGCTCACGGCAAGTTGACCCCGGCCGGGATCGACGCAGGGCTCGCGAGCTACCGCGGCGGCGTCCACCAGGTCCAGCCGCGGGTGCTGTCACTGACCCAGGCGACCGAGAGCGGCACGGTCTATACGCCCGCCGAGATGGCGGCGCTCGGGGACTATGCGAGGGCGAAGGGCTGGCGGCTTCACGTCGACGGCGCGCGCTTCGCCAATGCGGTCGCCTACCTCGGCTGCCACCCCGGCGAGATCAGCGCCGGCGCTGGCGCCGCGGCGCTGAGCTTCGGGGCGATCAAGAACGGCGGCATGACGGCGGAGGCGATCGTGGTGTTCGAGGCCGGGCTCGCCGACGACCTGCGGTTCAGGCGCAAGCGGGCCGGGCAGATGCCGAGCAAGGGACGGTTCCAGGCGGCGCAGCTGCTGGCGATGATCGAGACCGGGGCCGCGGGCCGGAACGCCGCGGCCGCCAATGCCGGGGCGGCGAGGATTGGTGCGGCGGCGGGCGCGCGGCTGCTCGCGCCGGTCGAGGCGAACGAGGTGTTCGCGGCGCTCGGCGAGCATGCTGGCGCGCTCAGGGCGCAGGGCTTCGATTTTTACGACTGGAACGATGCCGGGTCGGGGGACGTCCGGCTGGTGGTGGCGTGGGATACCCCGGCGGCTGATATCGCGGCGCTGACGACGGCGCTCGCCGCTCTGCCGGCATCACCACCATGA